The Manis javanica isolate MJ-LG chromosome 4, MJ_LKY, whole genome shotgun sequence genome contains a region encoding:
- the COA7 gene encoding cytochrome c oxidase assembly factor 7, producing the protein MAGVVDFQDEEQVKSFLENMEVECNYQCYREKDPDGCYRLVDYLEGVQKNFEEAAKVLKFNCEENKHSNSCYKLGAYYVTGKGGLTQDLKAASSCFLMACEKPGKKSVEACHNVGLLAHDGQANKDGQPDLEKARDYYTRACDGNYAPSCFNLSAMFLQGAPGFPKDMGLACKYSMRACDLGHVWACANASRMYKLGDGVDKDEAKAEVLKNRARQLHKEQQKNVQPLTFG; encoded by the exons ATGGCGGGCGTGGTGGACTTCCAGGACGAAGAGCAGGTGAAGTCTTTTCTGGAGAACATGGAGGTGGAGTGCAACTACCAGTGCTACCGCGAGAAGGACCCGGACG GTTGCTATCGGCTGGTGGACTATTTGGAAGGGGTCCAGAAGAATTTTGAGGAAGCTGCCAAGGTATTGAAGTTTAACTGTGAGGAGAACAAACACAGCAATAGCTGCTACAAGCTGGGGGCCTATTATGTGACAGGAAAAG gtGGATTGACCCAAGACCTAAAAGCCGCCTCCAGCTGCTTTCTGATGGCGTGTGAGAAGCCCGGAAAGAAGTCTGTGGAGGCATGTCACAACGTTGGTCTCCTGGCACATGATGGACAGGCCAACAAGGATGGCCAGCCTGATCTGGAGAAAGCCAGAGACTACTACACAAGGGCCTGTGATGGCAACTATGCCCCTAGCTGCTTCAACCTCAGTGCCATGTTTCTGCAGGGTGCTCCTGGCTTTCCAAAGGACATGGGCCTGGCATGTAAATACTCCATGAGAGCCTGTGACCTGGGCCATGTCTGGGCCTGTGCCAATGCCAGCCGCATGTATAAGCTGGGGGATGGTGTAGATAAGGATGAAGCCAAGGCCGAGGTGCTAAAAAATCGGGCCCGGCAGCTACATaaagaacagcaaaaaaatgTCCAGCCTTTAACGTTTGGGTAG